In the genome of Lactuca sativa cultivar Salinas chromosome 3, Lsat_Salinas_v11, whole genome shotgun sequence, the window ATGTGTTCATCAGTTGTGATTATGGGCTAAAACCTTTTCTGTCGTTTAGATTAGATGAACTCCTGAAtactatgtgttgatttcttgTTTTTATGGATTGATAAAGTTGGTTTTTGCTTTAAATATTATTTGATAAATCTAAACCTAGCttgttaaagtttctatctttattGACTTATCTCGAGTTTTGTGTAGTTAAACTATAGTTAGTTGCATGGACTtggtttacctagttgtttatgaccgttaaattgctagagctagagatTGACCATATCCTAGTATTGGTAATAAGTTAGTTGCTTAACTGTGTTAGAGAacagtatttgatcataatatttgTTTGATTACTAGACTTGACCAAAGAATAATAGTCTGTAAATTATATCATTCAGAGTCcaaattacctttaaaatcaatttagtgtccTTAACTTGCATGATCATTGGGGTTAAAGTTGTTAAATTGACTTATGGTAGTTAGTCTGACCATGAtaactagtaactattatttggtaGCTAGTGGAATTAATCCAttgtcttgaaatcaaccataggaaacagGAGGGATTCGAAGCTAAACAAAAGTATCCATTATTCTTGATTTGAAATCATCTTTCTACTTGTTTACTTTAGTAACTagtttgttattttaatttaagttttttagaacttgtaaaatcagataaaactccCCATTTCAATTGTTTTTCTTAGTTTAGCctttagtagttattttattattCTTAGTTTAACTTTTAGCAGTTATTAATTAAATATCGTTCTCTGTGATCGACACCTGACTTACCtaaactattctataattcgactaggtacactgcctaagtGCATTCTAGCTAGTTAAGTTCGTTTGGTTAAAATTCAAAACTAGATATGTATAATTTGCACACATTAAGATTTGATTTTTTATAATTActcaaaaataagtaaaaaaaataaataagaaatgatgacatgGAAATTAATGGGTGTTATATCATGTTGACCACTTTCTCAATTGGTTTTATAAGATCATGGGTGACATGACATGGGAGGTGACATCATTTTTGTGTGATAACATGCCTTAACATGTAAGGTGATACTTTCTGGATTGGTCTTATTTTAGGAGTTTTTGACCCAAAAATGTGTTCTTGAAAACGGTAAATTCATCTTCAGTGATGTCAAATCAAGAGAGCACAATAAAAGAGAAGATCAATGAATTATATATGCTATTATTTTATATGAATTGTGTAGTTTTGTGACGAAATGTGTTGTATATATATGTGCTTTATTTTAtgaataattttataaatattgttTATTTAAATAGTTGTTTTATAAGTTCCTTTTATGTGTGTTTGATGTCCGTTAAAATTTTGTTGATGGTTTTATCAAAGTAAAGCCGAAGGAATTACATATATCGAAACAAAAAAATAGTTCATCCCAAAATACAAATAGATATAGCCAAACCACAATGGAATAtatatacaaaacaaaaaaaatatttcaatGAAAGATCTTAGTTGATGGCTACTTGGAAGATGCAACCTTGAAAATTGAAATCCATGCACGAAATCTAAATGACATGTTGGGGGTCGTATACCTTCGACTTCATGAAGGAGAAGCAAATCGCTTGCTTGTGACATTGAGCCATGCAAGGATTCATTTTCGATGGTGTAGGTAGCATTTTGAAAGGGAGATTGTGCGGGAAAGCCAACTAACCATATCTATTGGTATGTAACTATGGATGGTGAATGTCTTCAAAGAACAATGTGAATGTTGAAAGGGCAATTGAGTTGGTTCTATATAaggaaaaaaattacaaaaatgcagATCATCATTCAGTGTCTttctaaaaaaaaataatgaaattaacatgTTATCCAAGTAAGAACGTGTAATTAGTGAAAAACTGAAGTACCTTATATACATTGAAAAAATGAATTTTCAGCAACAACCGTAACATCCTCCGTCATACTCAAGTAACAGATACCAAGGTAAGACCTTTGATATCCATGATTCTGTAATTACAATCAATTTCCTCCAATTAGATTCTAAGCATTTTGGATTTGTATTTCTTCTAATGCGAGCGTAGTTCTTAAGATGTACATAATGGGTCCAATGCGTTAAAGCACAATTAAATGAATTCAAGCTGAAAACCTAAACTGAAAGAAGTCGACACGTGAAACTTAAGTTAATAAATGATATCCACCAAGATAATCACAAAACTAAAATGAGTCATTGACATCATTAAGTTAGAACATACCCTTATTAGTTTCATTTtgatttgagtaaattacacgaataattcctatggttttgggtaatttgtgcgtttggtctctaacttattttttttaacttgaaaagtcattattgtttgtttttgttacgtgtttggtccctactatttgtttttgttacgcgcttggtctctTTCTTATCTAAAAAGTCTactatttaaataggaaaaatggTGGGTTAGGTAAGGTGAGGGGGATgaggttggggtgtgtttatttaaataaattaaaaaatcaatgacaaaatagtatttttagataagacatgaaccaagcgcataacaaaaacaaacagtataaCCAtcagagttaaaaaaataagttggtGAGCAAACACGTAAATTAtcctaaaccataaggaccattcgtgtaatacATTAAGTTACAATATCGGAGAAGATGGGATACCATCGACACAGTTTTTGTGGTCTTTTCTTGGATCTGATAGAGAAATGGTAATACATTAAGTTACAATATCGGAGAAGATGGGATACCATCGACACAGTTTTTGTGGTCTTTTCTTAGATCTGACAAAGAAATTGTCATACATTAAGTTACAATATCGGAGAAGATGGGATACCATCGACACAGTTTTTGTGGTCTTTTCTTAGATCTGACAAAGAAATTGTCATACATTAAGTTACAATATCGGAGAAGATGGGATACCATCGACACAGTTTTTGTGGTCTTTTCTTAGATCTGACAAAGAAATTGTCATACATTAAGTTACAATATCGGAGAAGATGGGATACCATCGACACAGTTTTTGTGGTCTTTTCTTAGATCTGACAAAGAAATTGTCATACATTAAGTTACAATATCGGAGAAGATGGGGATGGTGGTAAACGACAAAGACCATTTTGAAAGGCAAAGGAGCATGTAATGATGATTTTGTGCCTTGTGCCCAACGTAATACATCAAGTTTCATAAATAGTCACTACAGTTTAGAAAATAATCATAAAGAATAAAGAtatatgaaaaaagaaaaaaaagaagggTAAAATAGTTATTTTTACTTAAATTTAAGCATTCTTTTAACACAATGTATTGCAGGGACCATCTACGTAATATCAACAGAGCACAATGACCAAGTTTGTCCATTTTATTGAAGTTGGACTATATGTGCCTATGATACCATACCACAggtaccatttttgtaattttctcaaattattacataaaaatatttaCTTTTGGTCTCAAACTTGTTATGAATACTACAAACCATAAATTTTGTTACAAACATGATAAAAAAGAAATttacttgtttgtttgttttttttaaagaaatttactttttctacaaattttttaaaaactattaatgccaattttttttaaaagttttatccCACGGTTGAATATCCCTATCTTTTaatctaattaattaattatacataataaaagaaaaacataTTACACCACAAAACATATGATCAAAATAACACTAAAATTGAACATTACTATaacatatttattttaaattttataaaaagattaaaaaaatgcTTTTAAAACTTTTATTAAACAATCTTCTTTATTTGATAAAAgaaattataattttttgtttgtctcatgatttaatataaaaaaaagtatAGATTAGGTTAAACAAAATAAATGAGACCcatttataaatttttaaatGGTCCATTAACAATAAAAAtatgttataaaatatatacatGCTACTTAGTACTTTAGTATTATTATATGTCACTTACATAACATGTTTTCCATACCAACATGTTGCTACCTTTCTAGTTTCTAAAGATAAATCCGCCTCAAAAATAACCACATCTCAATACTTGTTTTAAACATTTCTTCTATCTTCTATCAATTAATATCTACCAATCTACCAAATATTTTCCCTTCCTTTGTTAGTTGTTACTTGAACTAGCTTCATTACCTAAAAATACAAGTCATACATACATAAAACATATCATTACCTTAAAATACAAGTCATACATACATAAAACATATCATTACCTAAAAATACAAGTCATACATACATAAAACATATCATTACCTAAAAATACAAGTCATAcatacataaaacataagttataaagattatacacataacatgaaTTACGATAAATACCATGGTTTTCTTGCAAAAGTAGTTCTAATCATTACCATATAACACATCATTTTAGAcaaaattacagaaatggtccttgtggtatattggaaattgcatgtttggtccaaCTTCCAATTTCATTACAAGAACGCTACCTTACCTGTGGTTTCATTTTTGCAAAAACTGTTCTTTAGCACTAGCTTTGTTAaaatgacctttttacccttgtatattttttttcattacagCTTATTTCTAACAAAAACTTTCTTCAACTTTATCTTTTCTTTCACCTATTTCTTTTTATAGGCTTAACAGATACCAGATTTCTGTTTATGAGAACATCATCTAGATGGATTCAGAGACATCGATTAAAAGCGTCATATTAATAGCTTTATGTTTTCCTGATTAATTTCAGAACTGAGGACCTGTGTGTGGGTGTTTAATTAACCAGACATAAAGAACAAGTTCTAACTTTATAGATATTCAATTGCAAAGGAGAAAAAGCCTTAATATGAAAACCTAATTGAGTACACACCTGATTCATACTAAAACACCATCGGCCATCTTAAGCATCATGTCGTATGCTTCTCCAAAATTTCCATCACAGCTTCAGTATACGCAGCTTCTTCTTTATCTGCAGAAGCATCCTCATTGTTCATAACACCATCATTTCCACCCTCAAGATCTTTCATCTTCATTACACAAAAAAATATCCCCTTCATCACATAACCTGAAACTGGTAATTTCAAAACGGGAATGTAACCATTACTTATTTTAGTAGGAAGCTCTAAATGAGTCATTACAGCTTCAGAAGCTGAATGTTGTACCCATTCCTTCACCTCAATGAGCTTTTCCCCACTCAGAGAAAGCTTCCCTCTTCTCCCTGACTCAGTAATGGAAACCTTTTCTAACTTTGGTAGATCCTTAACCAAGTACAACAATATCGAATGCCAGACCATCGCATCCCTAAAACACTGAAACGAAATGACTAATTTCTGATTAAACATATCATTGCGTAACTcgttgtcttcttcttcttcttcttccccatTTCCATTAATACAGAATCCATCCTTGTGAAAAATTGAATGTGGTGACAGAAATATGAACGATTTCATTCTGCTACAGAACTTAGCTTTCCACCTGAACAAAAGACGATCATCAATATCTCTATGACTGGATGAAggaagttcgatccataagaacTTCACTTCTTTAAACTTGCTCAAAAACGTATGCGCGGATAGAAACGGCTGACTTGGGGAGACGTCACTGACGGTGTTCTTATCGGAATTGCGAGGGTTTAATAAAGGAGCAGTGAAGGAAATGGCTTCGATTTGAAGTAAAATCGAGGACAAATGTTTGGAAACGAGATAGCAAAAGCATAGGGTTTTCAAATCGATTAATTTGTTGAATATTTGGAGGATGATTTCATCTGGTAAACGACTAAATGAAGAAGAAACATTTGCATCTTCTTCGCGAGATTCCACGCTGTTCTTCATTCTTCAGAATAGTAACCAATGGTTTCTTACATCGGGATACTGTCTGAAACCCTAATCATCCCCTCTCTGACCTTTTTTTCAGAACAAACGAGAATTCTGTCTCAAGAGTTCGTCATTTTTGTAACTCCATTTACGCTAGAGCATTATCGAGGACACTTGGaggtgtttgaaaaaaaaaaatccactTGGCATCATATTAGATCTGCTCAGCACGTGGCATCATTACTTCAAATTTTAATGGTTTCATCCAATCTCTACATTTAAACCATTAAATACCGACCATCActataaaatttgtttttattaCAAAACCATTAATATGAAATActtaaataaagaacaaaattgtaaattttgccaaacatgtaaattattttgtagaaaaaaaaaaaaaaaaaaacttatatagtatttttagCCACCAAAATCACAAATGGATTAAGCCCATGTGATTTTCAcatatagttttttatttttgttgtatAAATACATCATTCGCCCCCTTAAAATCACATATGAACTAAGCCCATTTGCGATTTCCACTCCATTTTAACTGCGATTTtggggttttttttttaatttatttattttgactACGAATAATTAAAGGCTACAGATTAATGTTAAGTAATTAGAAACTTCAATCCTTATAACAACTAAACAAGTATAAAGTTGAAGTTTTAAACATAATCAAACTTTTCAGAAAGAGTTTTCCaataaaaaaaagtgaaaaataaagcaaattttttttcatttttatactaACCACAACTATGTTTACAGATGAGTTCCTATGTTCACAGAATGACTAGTCTATCTGCGAACGTACAATttgctaaaacatgtatatgTTTTAGCAACTTGTACGTTCGCAGATGGGTTGTCAAAATCGCATATGGACTTAATCCATCTGCGATTTTGATGACTAAAATgcaattt includes:
- the LOC111889141 gene encoding uncharacterized protein LOC111889141; this translates as MKNSVESREEDANVSSSFSRLPDEIILQIFNKLIDLKTLCFCYLVSKHLSSILLQIEAISFTAPLLNPRNSDKNTVSDVSPSQPFLSAHTFLSKFKEVKFLWIELPSSSHRDIDDRLLFRWKAKFCSRMKSFIFLSPHSIFHKDGFCINGNGEEEEEEDNELRNDMFNQKLVISFQCFRDAMVWHSILLYLVKDLPKLEKVSITESGRRGKLSLSGEKLIEVKEWVQHSASEAVMTHLELPTKISNGYIPVLKLPVSGYVMKGIFFCVMKMKDLEGGNDGVMNNEDASADKEEAAYTEAVMEILEKHTT